The Sphingomonas sanxanigenens DSM 19645 = NX02 genome includes a region encoding these proteins:
- a CDS encoding aminoglycoside phosphotransferase family protein produces the protein MTPPPAAPDFLHRHGWGGADIRPLAGDASFRRYFRVIEPGRQSVLMDAPPPNEDPRPFLAVADHLLSLGFSAPRPLAIDLDHGLVLLEDFGDARMREVVDAAPESEARVYSQAVDLLAALHSHPAAGGLRAYDRTELQREAGLLTEWFCPAAGLTVDIDGYRAAWDEVLRPMLADGHLPVTVLRDYHAENIMLLEGHQGVAGLGLLDFQDALAGHPAYDLVSLLQDARRDVAPDLEAAMLERYRAAARPIAGFDTAYAVLGAQRNAKIVGIFTRLWKRDGKPRYLAFLPRVWTYLERDLAHPALAPVARWFAGNVPAKARWTALRDSAGA, from the coding sequence ATGACTCCGCCCCCAGCCGCACCCGATTTCCTCCACCGTCATGGCTGGGGAGGGGCGGATATTCGCCCGCTCGCCGGCGATGCCTCGTTCCGGCGCTACTTCCGGGTGATCGAGCCCGGCCGCCAGAGCGTGCTGATGGATGCGCCGCCGCCCAACGAGGATCCGCGCCCCTTCCTGGCGGTTGCCGATCATCTGTTGTCGCTGGGATTCTCGGCGCCGCGCCCGCTCGCGATCGATCTCGACCACGGCCTCGTCCTGCTCGAGGATTTCGGTGATGCGCGGATGCGCGAAGTCGTCGATGCCGCGCCCGAAAGCGAGGCGCGCGTCTACAGCCAGGCGGTCGATCTGCTCGCCGCCCTCCACAGCCACCCGGCCGCGGGCGGCCTGCGCGCCTATGACCGCACCGAGCTGCAGCGCGAAGCCGGGCTGTTGACCGAATGGTTCTGCCCCGCCGCGGGGCTCACCGTCGACATCGACGGCTATCGCGCGGCGTGGGACGAAGTACTCCGGCCGATGCTCGCGGACGGTCATCTGCCCGTCACCGTGCTGCGCGACTACCATGCCGAGAATATCATGCTGCTCGAAGGGCATCAGGGCGTGGCAGGGCTTGGATTGCTGGACTTTCAGGACGCGCTGGCCGGTCACCCCGCCTATGATCTCGTCTCGCTGCTGCAGGATGCGCGGCGTGACGTCGCGCCCGATCTCGAGGCGGCGATGCTGGAGCGCTATCGCGCGGCCGCCAGGCCGATCGCCGGGTTCGACACCGCCTATGCGGTGCTCGGGGCGCAGCGCAACGCCAAGATCGTCGGCATCTTCACCCGGCTGTGGAAGCGCGACGGCAAGCCGCGCTACCTCGCCTTCCTCCCGCGCGTGTGGACCTATCTGGAGCGCGATCTCGCGCATCCGGCGCTGGCGCCCGTCGCACGCTGGTTCGCCGGGAATGTGCCGGCCAAAGCGCGCTGGACGGCGCTTCGCGATTCGGCCGGCGCATGA
- a CDS encoding nucleotidyltransferase family protein — MTRNAKPLSLRPNAGGPPLKTAMVMAAGLGKRMRPLTATRPKPLVEVAGQPLIDHALDRLRAAGIERAIVNVHYRADALEAHLRAKAGGLEIIISDERDLLLETGGGLVKAGPLIEDDPFLVVNSDNLWVDGPTDAIRLLAARWNDAEMDALLLLVPLARAHCHNGRGDFHMDALGKIRRRAHGRVAPFVYTGIQLISHRLLADAPAGPFSTNLLWDKAIEAGRCYGFVHQGLWFDVGTPPAIARTETLLADG, encoded by the coding sequence ATGACCCGCAATGCCAAGCCGCTCAGCCTGCGGCCAAACGCCGGTGGGCCGCCGCTGAAGACGGCGATGGTGATGGCCGCCGGGCTCGGCAAGCGCATGCGCCCGCTGACCGCGACGCGCCCAAAACCGCTCGTCGAGGTGGCCGGCCAGCCGCTGATCGATCATGCGCTCGACCGCCTGCGTGCGGCCGGCATCGAACGCGCCATCGTCAACGTCCATTATCGCGCCGACGCGCTCGAGGCGCACCTCAGGGCAAAGGCCGGCGGGCTGGAGATCATCATTTCCGACGAGCGCGACCTGTTGCTGGAAACCGGCGGCGGGCTGGTGAAGGCCGGCCCGCTGATCGAGGACGATCCCTTCCTCGTCGTCAACAGCGACAATCTGTGGGTGGACGGGCCGACCGACGCGATCCGGTTGCTCGCCGCGCGCTGGAACGACGCCGAGATGGATGCGCTGCTGCTGCTGGTGCCGCTGGCGCGCGCGCATTGCCACAACGGCCGCGGCGATTTCCACATGGACGCGCTCGGCAAGATCCGCCGCCGCGCGCATGGCCGCGTCGCGCCCTTCGTCTACACCGGCATCCAGCTGATCAGCCACCGCCTGCTTGCGGATGCGCCGGCCGGGCCCTTTTCCACCAACCTGTTGTGGGACAAGGCGATCGAGGCGGGCCGCTGCTATGGCTTCGTCCATCAGGGGCTGTGGTTCGACGTCGGCACGCCGCCGGCGATCGCGCGGACCGAAACGCTCCTTGCCGACGGCTGA
- the tsaE gene encoding tRNA (adenosine(37)-N6)-threonylcarbamoyltransferase complex ATPase subunit type 1 TsaE: protein MRLVDAEATAAAGAALAALLRPGDIVALSGGLGAGKTTFARGLLSALGLEEEAPSPSFAIIQPYEPPEVRLPVLHVDLYRLDAPEEAEELGLDDALLDGALLIEWPERLGDRLWPETLRLSFAVEPDGARRLTAEVPGAWETRWPPS, encoded by the coding sequence ATGAGGCTTGTCGACGCCGAGGCGACCGCGGCGGCGGGGGCGGCGCTCGCCGCGCTGCTGCGCCCGGGCGACATCGTCGCGCTCAGTGGCGGTCTGGGCGCGGGCAAGACCACCTTCGCGCGCGGGCTTTTGTCAGCGCTCGGGCTCGAGGAAGAAGCGCCGAGCCCCAGCTTCGCGATCATCCAGCCCTATGAGCCGCCCGAAGTGCGGCTGCCGGTGCTCCATGTCGACCTTTATCGCCTCGACGCGCCCGAGGAAGCCGAGGAGCTTGGGCTCGACGACGCCCTGCTCGATGGTGCGCTGCTGATCGAGTGGCCCGAGCGGCTGGGGGATCGGCTGTGGCCTGAAACCTTGCGCCTGAGCTTTGCCGTGGAGCCCGATGGCGCGCGACGCTTGACAGCGGAAGTGCCCGGGGCTTGGGAGACGCGATGGCCGCCATCATGA
- the addB gene encoding double-strand break repair protein AddB, protein MSAAARPAVFTIPAYRAFADALAAGIIARWGGSPLELARGIVILPNNRAQRALTDAFVRRAEGGLLLPRLIAIGDDDLDERIGPLFDPAEGESPPPPAIEPLDRQMRLARLVQVARRDAGVPVDAAEAVRLAADLARTLDQLIIEEVDPRRLRELEIAPELSAHWARALDLLAVILDRWPRELAEIGRIDRATRRNLLLRQTAERWKREAPPGFVVAAGVTVAAPAVAALLKSIAWLKRGMVVLPGFDQAMPADEWEALGPFPADSGRRAVETHPQFNLKLLLDRMDIAPGEVERWRWGGGHDASAARGRAVNNALKPARFTGKWHELEAPERLLTGVRTLEAATPAEEAQAIAIALREALETPERTAALVTPDRGLARRVSALLRRWEIAADDSAGVPLSMTPPGALLLGLADAAAQRLAPPALLAVLKHPLVRAGEGRLAWLEGVRALDLALRGPRPAEGSAGLAAFLLEGDARTAMLRESARPFWDEAAPLLAPLEATFRDADGGRLEPLLAALRDVATALCGDAIWSGPAGRAAADLLADAERCAANGPRDVSAEGIGPLLRRLMDDVAVRPPQGGHPRIAIWGLIEARLQQADLVILGGLNEGTWPSVPPPDPWLAPRIRSELGLPGLDRRIGLAAHDFAGALGAPDVIVTRAHRDTAPTVASRFWLRLAAIDPPDREHRRADRFVALARRLDRALHEPARRPAPVPPVAERPTRISVTEVDRLKADPYAFYARRMLRLLPLDMIDADPTPAWRGTAIHAVLEAWARDDACAPEKLRDRALAMLAGPGSHPLVRALWEPRLMEAVGWIAETIVEMRSEGRIVATVEAKGAVEIGGITLDGRVDRIDRLPDGSLAIVDYKTGTPPSARAVRAGYSLQLGLLGLIAERSGFGEVGGKAGAFEYWSMARRKKGQGFGYIETPVAPDGARGKIPTDQFVGIAAANFIEAAEKWLTGEAAFTAKLHPEFAPYAEYDQLMRLDEWYGRDG, encoded by the coding sequence TTGAGTGCCGCGGCTCGCCCCGCGGTCTTCACCATCCCCGCGTATCGCGCCTTTGCCGATGCGCTGGCGGCGGGAATCATTGCGCGGTGGGGCGGTTCCCCGCTGGAACTGGCGCGGGGCATCGTCATCCTGCCGAACAACCGCGCGCAGCGGGCGTTGACCGACGCCTTCGTGCGTCGCGCGGAGGGCGGGTTGCTTTTGCCGCGGCTGATCGCGATCGGCGACGATGATCTCGACGAGCGGATCGGGCCGCTGTTCGATCCGGCCGAGGGCGAATCGCCACCGCCGCCGGCGATCGAGCCGCTCGATCGGCAGATGCGCCTGGCGCGGCTGGTGCAGGTGGCGCGACGCGACGCCGGCGTGCCCGTCGATGCGGCAGAGGCGGTGCGCCTCGCCGCCGATCTCGCGCGCACGCTCGACCAACTGATCATCGAGGAGGTCGATCCGCGCCGTCTCCGCGAATTGGAGATCGCGCCCGAACTTTCGGCGCACTGGGCGCGCGCGCTCGATCTGCTGGCGGTCATCCTCGATCGCTGGCCGCGCGAACTTGCGGAGATCGGCCGGATCGACCGCGCGACCCGCCGCAATCTGCTGCTGCGCCAGACCGCCGAGCGCTGGAAGCGGGAAGCGCCGCCGGGTTTCGTCGTGGCCGCGGGCGTGACGGTGGCGGCGCCCGCGGTCGCGGCGCTGCTCAAGAGCATCGCCTGGCTGAAACGGGGCATGGTCGTGCTGCCCGGTTTCGATCAGGCGATGCCCGCGGACGAATGGGAGGCGCTGGGGCCTTTCCCCGCGGACAGCGGCCGCCGCGCGGTGGAGACACACCCGCAGTTCAACCTCAAGCTGCTGCTCGATCGCATGGATATCGCCCCCGGCGAGGTCGAGCGTTGGCGCTGGGGCGGCGGCCATGATGCCAGCGCCGCGCGGGGGCGCGCGGTCAATAACGCGCTCAAGCCCGCGCGCTTCACCGGCAAGTGGCACGAGCTCGAGGCGCCGGAGCGGCTGCTGACCGGGGTGCGCACGCTGGAAGCCGCCACCCCAGCGGAGGAAGCGCAGGCGATTGCCATCGCTTTGCGCGAGGCGCTGGAAACACCCGAACGCACGGCTGCCCTGGTAACGCCCGATCGCGGTCTCGCGCGGCGGGTGTCGGCGCTGCTGCGCCGCTGGGAGATCGCCGCCGACGACAGTGCCGGCGTGCCGCTGTCGATGACGCCGCCGGGCGCCTTGCTGCTCGGTCTGGCGGATGCCGCCGCCCAGCGCCTCGCGCCGCCCGCCTTGCTGGCCGTGCTCAAACATCCGCTGGTGCGCGCGGGAGAGGGGCGGCTCGCTTGGCTGGAGGGCGTGCGCGCGCTCGATCTCGCGCTCCGCGGGCCGCGGCCGGCGGAAGGGAGCGCCGGCCTTGCCGCTTTCCTGCTCGAAGGGGACGCGCGCACGGCGATGCTGCGCGAAAGTGCGCGCCCGTTCTGGGATGAGGCCGCGCCCTTGCTGGCGCCGCTGGAGGCCACGTTCCGCGACGCCGACGGCGGCCGGCTCGAACCGCTGCTCGCGGCGCTGCGCGATGTCGCGACCGCCCTGTGCGGCGACGCGATCTGGTCGGGGCCCGCCGGCCGCGCCGCCGCGGATCTGCTCGCCGACGCCGAGCGCTGCGCCGCCAACGGCCCCCGCGACGTCAGCGCCGAGGGCATCGGTCCCTTGCTTCGCCGGCTGATGGACGATGTCGCGGTGCGTCCGCCACAGGGCGGCCATCCGCGCATCGCGATCTGGGGGCTTATCGAGGCGCGGCTGCAGCAGGCGGACCTGGTGATCCTCGGCGGGCTCAACGAGGGCACCTGGCCCTCGGTGCCGCCGCCGGACCCCTGGTTGGCGCCGCGCATCCGCAGCGAGCTCGGTCTGCCCGGACTCGACCGCCGCATCGGCCTTGCCGCGCACGACTTCGCCGGCGCGCTCGGCGCGCCCGATGTGATCGTCACCCGGGCGCATCGCGACACTGCGCCCACCGTCGCCTCGCGCTTCTGGCTGCGCCTCGCGGCGATCGATCCACCCGACCGCGAGCATCGCCGCGCCGACCGCTTCGTGGCGCTCGCCCGCCGGCTCGACCGCGCATTGCATGAGCCCGCCCGGCGACCCGCCCCGGTGCCCCCGGTCGCCGAGCGGCCGACGCGGATCAGCGTGACCGAGGTCGATCGGCTGAAAGCGGACCCTTACGCGTTCTACGCGCGGCGGATGCTGCGCTTGTTGCCGCTCGACATGATCGATGCCGATCCCACACCGGCTTGGCGCGGCACCGCGATCCACGCGGTGCTCGAAGCCTGGGCGCGTGACGATGCCTGCGCGCCCGAAAAGCTGCGCGACCGCGCCCTGGCGATGCTCGCCGGCCCCGGATCGCATCCGCTGGTCCGCGCGCTCTGGGAACCGCGGCTGATGGAGGCGGTCGGCTGGATCGCGGAGACCATCGTCGAGATGCGAAGCGAGGGGCGCATCGTTGCGACGGTCGAGGCGAAGGGCGCGGTCGAGATCGGCGGCATCACGCTCGACGGCCGTGTGGATCGTATAGACCGGCTCCCCGACGGCAGCCTTGCGATCGTCGACTATAAGACGGGTACGCCACCCAGCGCGCGCGCGGTGCGTGCCGGCTATTCGCTGCAACTGGGGCTGCTCGGGTTGATCGCGGAACGCAGCGGCTTCGGGGAGGTCGGCGGCAAAGCGGGTGCGTTCGAATATTGGTCGATGGCGCGACGCAAGAAGGGGCAAGGGTTCGGCTACATCGAAACCCCCGTCGCGCCCGATGGCGCGCGCGGCAAGATCCCCACCGACCAGTTCGTCGGCATCGCCGCTGCCAATTTCATCGAGGCGGCGGAAAAATGGCTGACGGGCGAGGCGGCCTTCACCGCC